Proteins from a genomic interval of Streptomyces sp. NBC_00820:
- a CDS encoding FAD/NAD(P)-binding protein, whose amino-acid sequence MRPQLVIVGAGPRGTGLIERIAANAPTLYAGSGLDIHLVDPHPPGGGRIWRQAQSPLLWMNSHAEDVTMFTDETVPMDGPVREGPTLHEWAGLDGRTFADRRLQGRYLRWFHERSLAALPPGITVHHHPRRALRVSGPREGRQQVWLEGRPRPLPADAVVLALGHLDSEPEPEQAELAAYARTHGLVHLPPDFTADSDLSVLRPGEPVLVRGFGLAFVDLMVLLTEGRGGRYEGDVYVPSGREPVLYAGSRRGVPYHAKIGYDWTGPRPPLPRFFGPEQVRELSAGRGGDEFRRSIWPLVEKELGFAHYHRLFDAHPGRTAMNWADFEEKYAAATGPAEVAALVSAAVPDPADRLDLAALDRPLDGVRHASYEEFQEGLRGHIEADLSRRHDPGHSADLGVFLGLLSVYGQLARLGDIGSWWHGFFSYLASGPPGPRLRQMLALSRAGLLKFVGAGMTVTAEDGVFRAASPTVPGFSVTARALVEARLPEPTLARARDALLRGLHADGAVETPDGLLRVDPGDGRVLDGAGRPHPRRFALGPYTDGRTPGAFTRPRTGGPAFRQNDATARAALVLLRDVGGCAVA is encoded by the coding sequence ATGAGACCGCAGCTGGTGATCGTGGGAGCCGGCCCGCGGGGGACCGGACTGATCGAACGGATCGCCGCCAACGCGCCGACGCTGTACGCCGGTTCGGGCCTCGACATCCATCTGGTCGACCCCCACCCACCGGGCGGCGGCCGCATCTGGCGCCAGGCGCAGTCGCCGCTGCTGTGGATGAACTCGCACGCCGAGGACGTCACCATGTTCACCGACGAGACGGTGCCCATGGACGGACCCGTGCGCGAGGGCCCCACCCTGCACGAGTGGGCCGGCCTGGACGGCCGCACCTTCGCCGACCGCCGGCTCCAGGGCCGCTATCTGCGCTGGTTCCACGAGCGGTCCCTCGCCGCACTGCCCCCGGGCATCACCGTTCACCACCACCCGCGCCGCGCCCTGCGGGTCAGCGGCCCGCGCGAGGGGCGCCAGCAGGTGTGGCTGGAGGGCCGCCCGCGTCCCCTCCCCGCCGACGCGGTCGTCCTCGCCCTCGGCCACCTCGACTCCGAACCCGAGCCCGAACAGGCCGAGTTGGCCGCCTACGCCCGCACACACGGCCTGGTCCACCTGCCGCCCGACTTCACCGCCGACAGCGACCTGTCCGTGCTCCGGCCCGGCGAACCCGTCCTCGTCCGCGGCTTCGGGCTCGCCTTCGTCGACCTGATGGTGCTGCTCACCGAGGGGCGGGGCGGCCGGTACGAGGGTGACGTCTACGTTCCCTCGGGCCGCGAGCCGGTGCTGTACGCGGGCTCGCGGCGCGGGGTGCCGTACCACGCGAAGATCGGCTACGACTGGACCGGCCCGCGTCCGCCGCTGCCCCGCTTCTTCGGGCCCGAGCAGGTGCGGGAGCTGTCGGCCGGGCGCGGGGGAGATGAATTCCGGCGCTCCATATGGCCGTTGGTGGAGAAGGAGCTGGGTTTCGCCCACTACCACCGGCTGTTCGACGCCCACCCCGGGCGTACGGCGATGAACTGGGCCGACTTCGAGGAGAAGTACGCGGCGGCGACCGGTCCCGCAGAGGTGGCGGCGCTCGTCTCGGCGGCCGTGCCCGACCCGGCCGACCGCCTCGACCTCGCCGCGCTCGACCGTCCCCTCGACGGGGTGCGCCATGCCTCGTACGAGGAGTTCCAGGAAGGGCTGCGCGGTCACATCGAGGCCGACCTGAGCCGTCGGCACGACCCCGGGCACAGCGCCGACCTGGGTGTCTTCCTCGGACTGCTCTCCGTCTACGGGCAGTTGGCGCGGCTCGGGGACATCGGCTCCTGGTGGCACGGCTTCTTCAGCTATCTGGCGTCCGGGCCGCCCGGGCCCCGGCTGCGGCAGATGCTCGCACTGTCCCGGGCCGGTCTGCTGAAGTTCGTCGGCGCCGGTATGACCGTCACGGCCGAGGACGGGGTGTTCCGGGCGGCCAGTCCCACGGTGCCGGGGTTCTCCGTCACGGCACGGGCTCTGGTCGAGGCCCGGCTGCCCGAACCCACCCTGGCGCGGGCGCGCGACGCCCTGCTGCGGGGGCTGCACGCCGACGGGGCCGTCGAGACGCCCGACGGGCTGCTGCGGGTCGACCCCGGCGACGGCCGCGTCCTCGACGGCGCCGGGCGCCCGCACCCGCGGCGCTTCGCGCTCGGCCCGTACACCGACGGCCGTACCCCCGGCGCCTTCACCCGGCCGCGCACCGGCGGGCCCGCGTTCCGGCAGAACGACGCCACTGCGCGGGCCGCGCTGGTACTCCTGCGGGATGTGGGTGGCTGTGCTGTGGCTTGA
- a CDS encoding amino acid ABC transporter permease yields the protein MSSDTLAKIPAAPPAPERADALTVVPRRRFGQWAAAVVVLALLALAVNSVLRNRAFQWDVVADYFTSDSVLRGLWLTLWLTAVVVVLGFALGTLLATFRLSANPVLRAVGWGYVWLFRSIPILVQLLLWFNIGALYPQVLGVRTVNLLSPVAVAVIGLTLHEAAYAAEVVRSGILSVDRGQTEAAQALGLSRWQCWWRIVLPQAMRAIVPPAGNMLIGTLKGTSIVSVIAVNDLLFSTQLIYHRTYQVIPLLMVATLWYTLVTSVLGVGQYYVEKYYARGTESAR from the coding sequence ATGTCATCCGACACCCTCGCCAAGATCCCCGCCGCGCCCCCGGCGCCCGAGCGCGCGGACGCCCTGACGGTCGTCCCCCGGCGCCGGTTCGGGCAGTGGGCCGCCGCCGTCGTCGTCCTCGCGCTGCTCGCTCTCGCCGTCAACTCGGTCCTGCGCAACAGGGCGTTCCAGTGGGACGTCGTCGCCGACTACTTCACCTCGGACTCCGTGCTGCGCGGGCTGTGGCTCACGCTGTGGCTGACCGCGGTCGTCGTGGTCCTCGGCTTCGCCCTCGGCACCCTGCTCGCCACGTTCCGGCTCTCCGCCAACCCCGTTCTGCGGGCGGTCGGATGGGGCTACGTCTGGCTCTTCCGGTCGATCCCGATCCTGGTGCAGCTGCTGCTGTGGTTCAACATCGGGGCGCTGTACCCGCAGGTGCTGGGGGTCAGGACCGTCAACCTGCTGAGCCCGGTCGCCGTCGCCGTCATCGGCCTCACCCTGCACGAGGCCGCCTACGCCGCCGAGGTCGTCCGCAGCGGCATCCTCTCCGTCGACCGCGGACAGACCGAGGCCGCTCAGGCGCTCGGCCTGAGCCGGTGGCAGTGCTGGTGGCGGATCGTGCTCCCGCAGGCCATGCGTGCCATCGTCCCGCCGGCCGGGAACATGCTGATCGGCACCCTCAAGGGCACCTCGATCGTCAGCGTCATCGCCGTCAACGACCTGCTGTTCTCCACCCAGTTGATCTATCACCGCACCTACCAGGTGATCCCGCTGCTGATGGTCGCCACCCTCTGGTACACCCTCGTCACCTCGGTGCTCGGCGTCGGCCAGTACTACGTCGAGAAGTACTACGCGCGCGGGACGGAGTCCGCCCGATGA
- a CDS encoding transporter substrate-binding domain-containing protein, whose product MHTHPIHTPAYRLFAPFAVITSAVLLLTACGSGGGAGTDAVGVAAGSGAAPTEDVVSALGKDDAAARLLPAGVSHLTVAVSVGGTPPGTTYLADGKTLTGQDVDFTKAVAKVLGLELTVDQASFEAILPALDSGKYDVGASNFGVTDERRRTIDFVTYINDGQGFATRKDSKLSKITDLGQLCGLNIATGAGTTFEATLEENKHVCADAGKKPYQVQTYAEQSAIWSSVQQGRSDVVMSTINGLRYAVAQQPGLRFLNEYHRLDVGFAFKKGTRLAPAFRAAVNRLIADGTYDRILRKWGTTASAIDTSRISPPELKN is encoded by the coding sequence ATGCATACGCACCCGATACATACGCCTGCTTATCGACTTTTCGCACCCTTTGCCGTCATCACCTCGGCCGTCCTCCTCCTCACCGCCTGCGGTTCGGGCGGCGGCGCGGGCACGGACGCCGTCGGTGTCGCGGCCGGATCGGGCGCGGCCCCCACCGAGGACGTGGTCTCCGCGCTCGGGAAGGACGACGCGGCCGCCCGGTTGCTGCCGGCCGGCGTCTCGCACCTCACCGTCGCCGTCAGCGTCGGCGGCACCCCGCCCGGCACCACCTACCTGGCCGACGGCAAGACCCTGACCGGCCAGGACGTCGACTTCACCAAGGCCGTCGCCAAGGTCCTGGGGCTGGAACTGACCGTGGACCAGGCGAGTTTCGAGGCGATCCTGCCCGCCCTGGACAGCGGCAAGTACGACGTCGGCGCGAGCAACTTCGGCGTCACCGACGAGCGCCGCAGAACCATCGACTTCGTCACCTACATCAACGACGGCCAGGGCTTCGCCACCCGCAAGGACAGCAAGCTGTCCAAAATCACCGACCTCGGGCAGCTCTGCGGTCTGAACATCGCCACCGGCGCCGGTACGACCTTCGAGGCCACGCTGGAGGAGAACAAGCACGTGTGCGCCGACGCCGGCAAGAAGCCGTACCAGGTGCAGACGTACGCCGAGCAGAGCGCGATCTGGTCCTCGGTCCAGCAGGGGCGCAGCGATGTCGTGATGTCCACGATCAACGGCCTGCGCTACGCCGTCGCCCAGCAGCCGGGGCTGAGGTTCCTGAACGAGTACCACCGTCTCGACGTCGGCTTCGCCTTCAAGAAGGGCACCCGGCTGGCCCCCGCCTTCCGGGCGGCGGTGAACCGGCTGATCGCCGACGGCACCTACGACAGGATTTTGAGGAAGTGGGGCACGACGGCGTCGGCGATCGACACGTCCCGGATCTCACCTCCGGAACTCAAGAACTGA
- a CDS encoding DUF5685 family protein: MFGIVRPCAHRLGARLKADWTAHLCGLCLALRKDHGQLARIVTNYDGLLISVLTEAQAGVVSGSRRTAGPCALRGMRTAPVAEGEGARLAAAVSLVLAAAKVRDHVADRDGLLARRPVAAAARRVAASWGRAGERGGSAVGFDTAVLLDAVDRQVALETLAGPGTPLLTVTEPTETATAAAFAHTAVLAGRPGNAEPLAEAGRLFGRLAHLLDAVEDREADALSGAWNPLTATGTSLPEARRLADDALHGIRLALREAEFVDGRLAHLLLVHEVRRSVDRAFGSVPACAEHGPGPGAPWPPDGPSLVKSKEPRGFLAGCGMFLTLCCTCRMCCAEEYEGPWSRKKREGCCRDCDCDCPCDGCGGCDGCDGCGCCCPCDC; the protein is encoded by the coding sequence GGCCCTGCGCGCACCGGCTCGGTGCGCGCCTCAAGGCCGACTGGACGGCGCACTTGTGCGGGCTCTGCCTCGCCCTGCGCAAGGACCACGGACAGCTCGCGCGCATCGTGACGAACTACGACGGACTGCTCATATCGGTTCTGACGGAGGCTCAGGCCGGAGTGGTGAGCGGGTCCCGGCGCACGGCCGGGCCGTGCGCGCTGCGCGGGATGCGGACGGCGCCCGTCGCCGAGGGCGAGGGGGCACGGCTCGCCGCCGCCGTCTCGCTGGTGCTCGCCGCCGCCAAGGTGCGCGACCACGTCGCCGACCGGGACGGGCTGCTGGCCCGCAGGCCCGTCGCGGCCGCGGCGCGCCGGGTCGCGGCGAGCTGGGGGCGGGCCGGGGAGCGCGGCGGGTCGGCGGTCGGGTTCGACACCGCGGTCCTGCTCGACGCCGTGGACCGGCAGGTCGCACTGGAGACCCTGGCGGGTCCCGGCACCCCGCTGCTGACGGTCACCGAACCGACCGAGACCGCCACCGCGGCCGCCTTCGCGCACACCGCGGTGCTGGCCGGACGGCCGGGCAACGCCGAGCCGCTCGCCGAGGCCGGCCGCCTCTTCGGCCGGCTGGCGCACCTGCTGGACGCCGTGGAGGACAGGGAGGCTGACGCCCTGTCGGGTGCCTGGAACCCCCTCACGGCCACCGGGACCTCCCTCCCCGAAGCCCGCCGACTCGCCGACGACGCCCTGCACGGCATCCGGCTGGCGCTGCGCGAGGCCGAGTTCGTGGACGGACGGCTCGCCCATCTGCTGCTCGTGCACGAGGTACGGCGGTCGGTGGACCGGGCGTTCGGGTCGGTTCCGGCGTGCGCGGAGCACGGCCCAGGGCCCGGCGCGCCGTGGCCGCCCGACGGTCCCAGCCTCGTCAAGTCCAAGGAGCCCCGCGGATTCCTGGCCGGCTGCGGGATGTTCCTGACGCTGTGCTGCACGTGTCGGATGTGCTGTGCCGAGGAGTACGAAGGGCCCTGGTCGCGGAAGAAGCGGGAAGGGTGCTGTCGCGACTGTGACTGCGACTGCCCGTGTGACGGGTGTGGCGGCTGCGACGGCTGCGATGGCTGTGGCTGCTGCTGTCCGTGCGACTGCTGA